The following are encoded together in the Lactuca sativa cultivar Salinas chromosome 1, Lsat_Salinas_v11, whole genome shotgun sequence genome:
- the LOC111913516 gene encoding calmodulin-binding protein 60 A, whose protein sequence is MSQKRQKQDDVSTSSQEEQEQEREHQSFSDAAARRKRPSFRNAVLEVMKFCTIHKYVEPVLEPLIRRVVKEEVEMALEKHFAHMKWDCEDEIESFHPKNLQLQFLSALSLPVFTGTRIEGGDCNMLKVALIDAHTGKTISSGIESSAKVEIVVLEGDFGDDSGDSWTLEEFSANIVRARRGKKPLLHGNALLNLKEGIGLVGDLFFTDNSSWTRSRKFRLGARVLDNFDGIRVREAKSESFVVRDHRGELYKKHHPPYLSDEVWRLEKISKDGAFHKRLNKEKVKTVKDFLVLYFLYPARLRHILGSGMSAKMWDVAVEHATRCVIDDNKLYLYCPQSHQRDGVVFNIVGQVLGLLSNCKYVVSNKLSETEKTEAHKLVIYAFQNLEKVVSYDDEASLKTGTCTLTEDIGNNDYLPKGRFDYPQMNAPSPSEYESNQMGSINVGFDEPMDFECHVDNTLICDPSSSMHLQYLGTSSSFSPGDLQCAVDRFLFPCSGMGKAQRRWKIVSSVVKWFSLMLEIRKGDLSSNARLVDENTRF, encoded by the exons ATGTCGCAGAAGCGGCAAAAGCAGGACGATGTCAGTACTTCTTCACAGGAAGAACAGGAACAAGAACGGGAACATCAGTCGTTTTCCGATGCGGCAGCCCGTCGTAAACGTCCTTCTTTCAGAAA TGCAGTGTTGGAAGTGATGAAGTTCTGTACAATCCACAAGTATGTGGAGCCAGTTTTGGAGCCCTTGATCCGCAGAGTA GTGAAAGAGGAAGTTGAAATGGCATTGGAAAAACATTTTGCACACATGAAGTG GGATTGTGAGGATGAGATAGAATCTTTTCACCCAAAGAACTTACAGTTACAGTTCCTAAGTGCTCTATCTCTTCCGGTTTTTACCGGGACTCGTATTGAAGGAGGAGACTGCAACATGCTAAAAGTAGCATTAATTGACGCTCATACTGGGAAAACGATTTCCAGTGGGATCGAATCATCAGCAAAAGTGGAAATAGTGGTTCTTGAGGGAGACTTTGGTGATGATTCTGGTGACAGTTGGACACTTGAAGAGTTCAGTGCTAACATTGTTAGAGCGAGACGTGGGAAGAAACCACTTCTTCATGGAAATGCACTTTTGAATCTTAAAGAAGGCATAGGTTTAGTGGGTGATCTTTTTTTCACAGACAATTCAAGCTGGACAAGGAGTCGGAAATTCAGACTGGGAGCACGGGTTTTGGACAATTTTGATGGAATTCGAGTGAGAGAAGCAAAGTCGGAATCTTTTGTTGTCCGGGATCATCGTGGGGAAC TATACAAGAAACATCACCCACCGTATCTGTCTGATGAGGTATGGAGACTTGAAAAAATCAGCAAGGATGGAGCTTTTCACAAGAGGTTGAACAAGGAAAAAGTCAAAACAGTCAAAGATTTCTTAGTTCTTTACTTTCTCTACCCTGCAAGGCTTCGACAT ATTCTCGGATCCGGTATGTCTGCTAAAATGTGGGACGTTGCTGTGGAACATGCTACAAGATGCGTGATTGATGATAACAAATTGTACTTGTATTGTCCTCAATCTCATCAAAGGGATGGCGTTGTGTTCAATATTGTGGGACAAGTCCTTGGACTCCTTTCGAATTGCAAATATGTTGTTTCCAACAAACTATCAGAAACCGAAAAG ACGGAAGCCCACAAGTTGGTGATATATGCATTTCAAAACTTGGAGAAAGTTGTTTCCTATGATGATGAAGCATCTCTTAAAACCGGAACTTGCACTTTAACCGAAGATATAGGGAATAATGATTACCTTCCAAAAGGGCGATTTGATTACCCACAGATGAACGCTCCATCTCCAAGTGAATATGAGTCGAATCAAATGGGTTCAATCAATGTTGGATTTGATGAGCCTATGGACTTCGAATGCCATGTGGACAACACCTTGATTTGTGACCCGAGTTCATCGATGCATTTGCAGTATCTTGgtacttcttcttctttttcacccGGTGATTTGCAGTGTGCGGTTGATAGGTTTTTGTTTCCGTGTTCGGGCATGGGGAAAGCTCAGAGGAGATGGAAGATTGTGTCGAGTGTTGTAAAGTGGTTCTCACTTATGTTAGAGATACGCAAAGGGGATTTATCGTCAAATGCTCGATTGGTGGATGAAAATACTCGGTTTTAG
- the LOC111913517 gene encoding calmodulin-binding protein 60 A: MRFAPHREDELKKMLSSIPHQLRPQFDQWFRIAVKEAIELSHKNQDTTSMQSEDKSESRSLELRFSNSIIPTLFTGDHIQAIGGVPLEVTLVESRTKEAVKSGPEASGKVEILVLEAEVDGVTGEDVKNNSILVRHMEGSRSSRVDNLCLNLIQGAAILPMVSFVRNDKWMKNSKLRLGAKFVNNSNGVRVKEAKSGSFLLKDRRTKAYAKHYIPSLHDEIWRLRKVDRHGCLAKNMEKAEIITVGDFLVHLFRQTQRLKEIFDHSNHAKSWRITVEHARECPAKLQYCSSFDPKTRVFFNVSGEVLGLFKDKSFLSSDKLTQTQKEAAKNLVISAFENWGDVIHVEQEGKFVPKTEPVTLRTFGKHIFLDDLDLNIDETCLFGNMVSDGKCPDLELLPESLRRKYNEIYNGFESLRISNRSKLEGDQRYRLCNRLKILFCVVTFKIRSFPENGLDDIHAHKKPRLS, encoded by the exons ATGAGATTCGCTCCTCACAGAGA GGATGAATTGAAGAAAATGTTGAGCAGTATTCCACATCAACTGCGGCCTCAATTCGACCAATGGTTTCGAATAGCA GTGAAAGAGGCAATTGAATTGTCACATAAAAACCAGGATACAACTAGCATGCAAAG TGAAGACAAATCTGAATCAAGAAGTTTAGAATTAAGATTCTCAAACAGCATCATTCCCACTTTATTCACTGGCGATCACATACAAGCAATTGGAGGTGTACCTTTAGAAGTGACTTTAGTTGAAAGTCGTACCAAAGAAGCAGTGAAGTCAGGGCCTGAAGCCTCAGGAAAAGTTGAAATACTAGTTCTTGAAGCAGAGGTTGATGGTGTCACAGGAGAAGATGTGAAAAATAACAGCATACTTGTTAGGCATATGGAAGGCAGTAGATCTAGTCGTGTGGATAATCTATGCCTGAATCTAATACAAGGCGCTGCTATTTTGCCCATGGTTTCTTTTGTACGTAATGACAAGTGGATGAAGAATTCCAAACTTAGACTGGGAGCAAAGTTTGTGAATAATTCCAatggtgttcgagtcaaagaagCAAAGTCAGGATCCTTTCTTCTCAAAGATCGTCGCACTAAAG CATACGCGAAGCACTATATCCCATCTCTACATGATGAGATATGGCGATTACGTAAGGTTGATAGACACGGTTGTTTGGCTAAAAATATGGAAAAAGCAGAAATTATAACTGTGGGAGATTTTCTTGTTCATTTATTTCGACAAACTCAACGTCTTAAGGAG ATATTTGATCATTCAAATCATGCAAAAAGTTGGAGGATTACAGTGGAGCATGCTCGAGAATGTCCTGCTAAACTGCAGTACTGTTCTAGTTTTGAcccaaaaactagggtttttttCAATGTCTCTGGTGAAGTGTTGGGATTATTCAAGGACAAGAGTTTTCTTTCTAGTGATAAACTCACACAGACCCAAAAG GAAGCAGCGAAGAATTTGGTAATTTCAGCATTTGAGAACTGGGGGGATGTAATCCATGTTGAGCAGGAGGGCAAATTTGTTCCAAAAACTGAACCTGTTACTCTCCGCACCTTTGGCAAGCACATATTCCTGGATGATCTTGACTTAAACATTGATGAAACTTGTTTATTTGGTAACATGGTATCTGATGGGAAATGTCCGGACCTAGAATTACTACCTGAATCTTTAAGGAGAAAGTATAATGAGATCTATAATGGGTTTGAGAGCCTTCGCATTTCCAATCGGAGTAAACTAGAGGGTGATCAGAGATATAGGTTGTGTAACAGATTGAAGATCCTGTTTTGTGTTGTAACCTTCAAAATAAGATCCTTCCCTGAAAACGGTTTAGATGATATTCATGCTCATAAGAAACCAAGATTGTCATAG